One Xiphias gladius isolate SHS-SW01 ecotype Sanya breed wild chromosome 13, ASM1685928v1, whole genome shotgun sequence genomic window carries:
- the pln gene encoding cardiac phospholamban — MERVQHMTKSAIRRASQIEVNPQAKRNLQELFVNFTLILICLLLIYIIVLLSS, encoded by the coding sequence ATGGAGCGTGTTCAGCACATGACCAAGTCGGCCATCCGCCGAGCGTCTCAGATCGAGGTGAACCCACAAGCCAAGAGGAACCTGCAGGAGCTGTTTGTCAACTTCACCCTCATCCTCATCTGCCTGCTTCTCATTTATATCATCGTCCTGCTGAGCAGTTGA